One part of the Microbacterium aurugineum genome encodes these proteins:
- a CDS encoding rhomboid family intramembrane serine protease — protein sequence MTVSPPPKAQHPLGRFALPVLLLVAMWIVQFADAVLPGSFTGFGLRSWDVSGLGGIVLGPLLHANWQHLIANSVPFLVLGCLVAVEGARRFWAVTAIVAIVGGIGTWVVNAPGTLTVGASGLVFGYFGYVVMRVFAPGRVAHRILYAVIALVVIALYGGSMVAGVFGAAEGISWQGHLFGAIGGGVAAFAGRPRTARGSVAT from the coding sequence GTGACCGTCTCGCCGCCTCCGAAGGCGCAGCATCCGCTCGGCCGATTCGCCCTGCCGGTGCTCCTCCTCGTCGCGATGTGGATCGTGCAGTTCGCCGATGCGGTCCTTCCGGGGTCGTTCACCGGTTTCGGCCTGAGGTCCTGGGATGTCTCGGGTCTGGGCGGCATCGTGCTCGGTCCGCTCCTGCATGCGAACTGGCAGCACCTCATCGCGAACTCCGTACCCTTCCTGGTGCTCGGATGCCTGGTCGCCGTCGAAGGTGCCCGGAGGTTCTGGGCCGTCACAGCCATCGTCGCGATCGTGGGCGGCATCGGGACCTGGGTCGTGAACGCTCCGGGGACGCTGACGGTCGGCGCCTCCGGGCTCGTGTTCGGCTACTTCGGATACGTCGTGATGCGGGTGTTCGCCCCCGGACGCGTCGCCCACCGCATCCTCTACGCCGTGATCGCGCTGGTCGTGATCGCGCTGTACGGCGGCTCGATGGTGGCCGGAGTGTTCGGCGCCGCAGAGGGCATCTCCTGGCAGGGGCACCTGTTCGGCGCGATCGGCGGGGGTGTGGCGGCGTTCGCCGGTCGCCCCCGCACGGCGCGCGGCAGCGTGGCGACATGA
- a CDS encoding ATP-binding cassette domain-containing protein yields the protein MTEHAIEVRGLTKRYGRRTAVEDLSFVVPRGTIVGLLGPNGAGKSTTLRTIVGLLRPTSGESLIDGVPFSALDNPASHVGVHMDGFGFEAGITARRHLEICRLAAGAPRGRTDEVLEEVGLTADARRRVKTFSTGMAQRLGLAAALIGAPPTLILDEPANGLDPDGIRWLRRFLRRFAERGGTVLVASHQLSELEHIVDEVVVIKRRALFAGRLGDLVTSNGDSLESKYFELVEEVPV from the coding sequence ATGACTGAACACGCGATCGAGGTCCGAGGCCTCACGAAGAGGTACGGCCGCCGGACCGCCGTGGAAGACCTGTCCTTCGTCGTGCCGCGCGGGACGATCGTCGGGCTCCTGGGGCCGAACGGCGCGGGCAAATCGACGACGCTGCGCACGATCGTCGGCTTGCTCCGGCCGACGAGCGGCGAGAGCCTCATCGACGGTGTTCCGTTCTCGGCGCTCGACAACCCCGCATCGCACGTCGGTGTGCACATGGACGGCTTCGGTTTCGAGGCGGGCATCACTGCACGGCGGCACCTGGAGATCTGTCGGCTCGCGGCCGGTGCGCCGCGCGGCCGGACCGACGAGGTCCTCGAGGAGGTCGGGCTCACCGCCGACGCGCGTCGTCGCGTGAAGACGTTCTCGACGGGGATGGCTCAGCGGCTCGGCCTGGCCGCCGCCCTCATCGGGGCGCCGCCCACGCTCATCCTCGACGAACCGGCGAACGGCCTGGACCCCGACGGGATCCGCTGGCTGCGCAGGTTCCTCCGCCGCTTCGCCGAACGCGGCGGCACCGTGCTGGTCGCCAGTCATCAGCTGTCAGAGCTCGAACACATCGTGGATGAGGTCGTGGTCATCAAACGGCGAGCACTCTTCGCCGGACGACTCGGCGACCTGGTCACGAGCAACGGCGACTCCCTGGAGAGCAAGTACTTCGAACTCGTCGAGGAAGTGCCGGTATGA
- a CDS encoding DUF58 domain-containing protein gives MRRRRPLTGRGAGALVAALCCVIAANVFGTRILLYIGLLLAALTLFSLLAVRLPRRSGTVTRQISTDLLTVSETSRVTVRISLRALRVPHGLWHDILPAAVAGDSGGEYPPESGQLTYPITGVRRGVWPLGPLMLRTVDPFGLAQREQAFGETRSITVVPEVFALAPLAVRVGAAGGTAHTSSTRLGQGSDNLSPRGYIPGDSMRRIHWRATAHRGQLMVRQEEEESSPDAVVVLDRSAGRWDAPGADADPAFETAVSLCASAAVHLASEGYSVDVIDSAGTLLGALRGHEDDRDGLLVALAMVAPRGEGRDLAALIGGTPPGPLVFITGRLDEEDAARLRPAGAAAPMLFSTELLPGAAEAATPHGWTVATLGPVIADAWEDAVSARIGVGDVPR, from the coding sequence ATGCGAAGACGCCGACCTCTCACCGGCCGTGGAGCCGGCGCGCTCGTCGCCGCCCTGTGCTGCGTGATCGCCGCCAACGTCTTCGGCACCCGCATCCTGCTCTACATCGGGCTGCTCCTGGCCGCCCTCACGCTCTTCTCGCTCCTCGCCGTCCGCCTGCCCCGCCGCTCGGGGACGGTCACGCGTCAGATCTCCACCGATCTGCTCACCGTGTCGGAGACGTCGCGCGTGACGGTGCGGATCTCACTCCGCGCACTGCGGGTGCCGCACGGGCTCTGGCACGACATCCTCCCCGCGGCGGTCGCCGGCGATTCCGGCGGTGAGTATCCCCCCGAGTCCGGTCAGCTGACGTACCCGATCACCGGTGTGCGACGGGGTGTCTGGCCGCTCGGCCCGCTGATGCTGCGCACCGTCGATCCGTTCGGCCTCGCACAGCGCGAGCAAGCGTTCGGCGAGACCCGCAGCATCACCGTCGTCCCCGAGGTCTTCGCCCTCGCCCCGCTGGCCGTGCGCGTCGGAGCCGCCGGCGGAACCGCCCACACCTCATCGACGCGCCTCGGGCAGGGCAGCGACAACCTCTCGCCGCGGGGGTACATCCCCGGAGACTCGATGCGCCGCATCCACTGGCGTGCGACCGCCCACCGCGGACAGCTCATGGTGCGCCAGGAGGAGGAGGAATCCAGCCCCGACGCGGTCGTCGTCCTCGATCGCAGTGCGGGCCGCTGGGATGCGCCCGGCGCCGATGCCGACCCGGCCTTCGAAACCGCCGTGTCGCTCTGCGCCTCCGCGGCCGTGCACCTCGCCTCCGAGGGGTACAGCGTCGACGTGATCGACAGCGCCGGCACGCTGCTCGGTGCGCTCCGCGGGCACGAGGACGATCGCGACGGACTGCTGGTGGCGCTCGCGATGGTCGCCCCCCGGGGTGAGGGCCGTGATCTGGCGGCACTCATCGGCGGCACCCCGCCCGGGCCTCTGGTCTTCATCACCGGTCGGCTCGATGAGGAGGATGCCGCCCGGCTGCGTCCGGCCGGAGCCGCCGCGCCGATGCTGTTCAGCACGGAGCTTCTCCCCGGCGCCGCGGAGGCGGCCACTCCACACGGCTGGACGGTGGCGACGCTCGGGCCCGTCATCGCGGACGCGTGGGAGGACGCCGTCTCGGCGCGGATCGGAGTCGGCGATGTTCCGCGCTGA
- a CDS encoding AAA family ATPase: MPENAPLIPVMIDAERFAAQTSAILGSIGRVIDGKPDAVRSALVCLLAEGHLLIEDVPGVGKTMLARALAASVDATVRRIQFTPDLLPGDVTGVSVYNPVDQEFEFKRGAVFAHIVIADEINRSSPKTQSALLEAMEEGQVTVDGSTHMLPTPFLVVATQNPLEMEGTYALPEAQRDRFMMRISMGYPDAEAETLMLRQRDVVNPLAAVSPVADATAISQLIAWARSVHVAPALEEYTVALAQATRSDPNLHLGASPRATLQLIRAAKVWAALDGRDYVIPDDITALLIPVLAHRLLPARGAHRAGAQPVEAALTQIVERVRVPVATRS, encoded by the coding sequence ATGCCAGAGAACGCCCCCCTGATCCCGGTGATGATCGATGCCGAACGGTTCGCCGCGCAGACCTCTGCGATCCTCGGCTCCATCGGACGGGTCATCGACGGGAAGCCGGACGCCGTGCGCAGCGCCCTCGTCTGCCTCCTCGCCGAAGGGCACCTGCTCATCGAAGACGTCCCCGGTGTGGGCAAGACGATGCTCGCCCGTGCCCTCGCCGCGAGCGTGGACGCGACCGTGCGCCGCATCCAGTTCACGCCCGACCTGCTGCCCGGCGACGTCACGGGTGTCTCGGTCTACAACCCGGTCGACCAGGAGTTCGAGTTCAAGCGCGGCGCGGTCTTCGCGCACATCGTGATCGCCGATGAGATCAACCGCTCCTCCCCCAAGACGCAGTCGGCCCTGCTCGAAGCGATGGAGGAGGGGCAGGTCACCGTCGACGGGTCGACCCACATGCTGCCGACACCGTTCCTGGTGGTGGCGACCCAGAACCCGCTCGAGATGGAGGGGACGTACGCGCTCCCCGAGGCGCAGCGCGACCGCTTCATGATGCGCATCTCGATGGGGTACCCGGACGCGGAGGCCGAGACGCTCATGCTCCGTCAGCGCGATGTGGTGAACCCGCTCGCCGCGGTGTCACCCGTCGCCGACGCGACCGCCATCTCCCAGCTCATCGCCTGGGCGCGCTCGGTGCACGTCGCCCCCGCGCTGGAGGAGTACACGGTCGCCCTCGCACAGGCGACCCGCTCCGACCCGAACCTGCACCTCGGCGCCAGTCCGCGGGCGACCCTGCAGCTGATCCGCGCCGCGAAGGTGTGGGCGGCATTGGACGGCCGCGACTATGTCATCCCCGACGACATCACGGCCCTGCTCATCCCGGTCCTCGCCCACCGGCTGCTGCCGGCGCGTGGTGCCCACCGTGCGGGCGCACAGCCCGTCGAGGCCGCACTCACCCAGATCGTCGAGCGGGTGCGCGTCCCCGTCGCGACGCGTTCCTGA
- the mpaA1 gene encoding MpaA1 family daptide-type RiPP, whose translation MIKDVEERLRFQELDDMEAPSWESFYQGAISALILIGIGAAAAT comes from the coding sequence GATCAAGGACGTGGAAGAGCGACTCCGGTTCCAGGAGCTGGACGACATGGAGGCTCCCAGCTGGGAGAGCTTCTATCAGGGCGCCATCAGTGCGCTGATCCTCATCGGGATCGGCGCTGCCGCTGCGACGTGA
- the mpaP gene encoding daptide biosynthesis intramembrane metalloprotease, which yields MPLTAEDRPLLAPGVVFEEVGEAGVWIALLQGVPSSRVSRAVVDLLTAMDGETTLRDLRTRFAASEPREEFLLLVQRFRASGLLAGDTKPPPGRVTYRPPFTLQFATLRAPAFFDRWNRLIVPLSRRGVLASLLVVLCLGLGAAALQTGEVWDVLTMPVSLPGLVGVVIALSVMTLLHESAHGLALTRFGGEPRRAGFMLYYLTPAFFVDVTDGWRLSDRWQRVAVALAGPAVHAVAAAVALLAALALPDPLIHQALLLLAVSCVAIVLVNLIPFVRFDGYIAFMSALDEPNLRDRTIHDGVDFLTRILFGGPRTARSLDRWWSVPFGLACLVAPIALVLFAVSRVVRALAGGGPVLGVLVVVLEAAVVLVGIVILSTALRRVLRSGVSRLRFVAVGATLIASIVVVGAVIPLPVTATYGFVTRGDRVLLVQPGTAAEAEVPDGAPVELMSAGLLASARVGGGTIRPEPPMPTEVPWAVLVPVAADGVDVPATVIAGVDVDDGGGSTPPTGRAQVALGTRSLWQTLWATGVVSPLSALLDQKHERQEDD from the coding sequence GTGCCGCTCACGGCCGAGGATCGTCCGCTTCTCGCCCCCGGTGTCGTGTTCGAGGAAGTGGGGGAGGCCGGGGTGTGGATCGCGCTGCTGCAGGGGGTGCCCTCGTCGAGGGTCTCGCGGGCCGTCGTCGATCTGCTGACGGCGATGGACGGCGAGACCACGCTCCGCGACCTGCGCACGCGCTTCGCCGCATCCGAGCCGCGGGAGGAGTTCCTCCTGCTCGTCCAGCGCTTCCGCGCCAGCGGGCTCCTGGCCGGTGACACGAAGCCCCCGCCCGGCAGAGTGACCTACCGGCCCCCGTTCACGCTGCAGTTCGCGACGCTGCGTGCACCCGCGTTCTTCGACCGCTGGAATCGCCTGATCGTCCCGCTCTCACGCCGAGGGGTTCTGGCATCCCTTCTGGTGGTGCTCTGCCTCGGCCTCGGCGCTGCGGCCCTGCAGACAGGTGAGGTGTGGGACGTCCTGACCATGCCGGTGTCGTTGCCCGGACTCGTGGGCGTCGTCATCGCGTTGTCCGTCATGACGCTGCTCCACGAGAGCGCTCATGGGCTCGCGCTCACACGCTTCGGCGGCGAACCGCGCCGCGCAGGTTTCATGCTCTACTACCTCACCCCCGCCTTCTTCGTCGATGTGACCGACGGCTGGCGCCTCTCCGACCGGTGGCAACGTGTCGCGGTCGCGCTCGCCGGGCCGGCCGTGCACGCCGTCGCCGCCGCGGTCGCCCTCCTCGCCGCGCTCGCCCTTCCGGACCCTCTGATCCACCAGGCGCTGTTGCTCCTCGCCGTGTCCTGCGTCGCGATCGTGCTGGTCAACCTGATTCCGTTCGTGCGATTCGACGGCTACATCGCGTTCATGAGTGCGCTCGACGAACCGAACCTCCGGGACCGGACGATTCACGACGGAGTGGACTTCCTGACCCGGATCCTGTTCGGCGGTCCGCGGACCGCACGGAGCCTCGATCGGTGGTGGAGCGTGCCGTTCGGTCTCGCCTGTCTCGTCGCCCCGATCGCGCTCGTGCTGTTCGCGGTCTCCCGCGTGGTGCGAGCGCTCGCCGGAGGCGGACCGGTGCTGGGGGTCCTCGTCGTCGTCCTGGAAGCTGCCGTGGTGCTCGTCGGCATCGTGATCCTCTCGACGGCGCTGCGCCGCGTCCTTCGGTCAGGCGTCTCCCGGCTCCGCTTCGTCGCCGTCGGTGCGACGCTGATCGCGAGCATCGTGGTCGTGGGCGCCGTGATCCCGCTGCCGGTGACGGCGACGTACGGTTTCGTCACCCGCGGTGACCGTGTGCTCCTCGTGCAGCCGGGCACCGCCGCCGAGGCGGAGGTGCCGGACGGCGCCCCGGTCGAGCTGATGAGCGCCGGGCTCCTCGCGAGCGCGCGGGTCGGCGGGGGGACCATCAGGCCGGAGCCGCCGATGCCGACGGAGGTCCCCTGGGCGGTGCTCGTCCCCGTCGCGGCGGACGGCGTGGACGTCCCCGCAACGGTCATCGCCGGCGTGGACGTGGACGACGGCGGCGGGAGCACGCCGCCGACCGGACGGGCGCAGGTCGCGCTCGGCACGAGGAGTCTGTGGCAGACGCTCTGGGCGACCGGCGTGGTGTCGCCGCTGTCCGCCCTTCTGGACCAGAAGCACGAGAGGCAGGAAGATGACTGA
- the mpaA2 gene encoding MpaA2 family daptide-type RiPP: protein MNTEVQRLEFTELEAMDALNNTDDFVRGFAVGVIIGILALT, encoded by the coding sequence ATGAACACCGAAGTGCAGAGGCTCGAATTCACTGAGCTCGAGGCGATGGACGCTCTGAACAACACCGATGATTTCGTGCGGGGCTTCGCTGTCGGCGTCATCATCGGAATTCTCGCGCTGACCTAG
- a CDS encoding transglutaminase family protein yields MFRAEQRPKATAPPAHTAPTWHRDEEEPTGVVGPGVLAATATIVAMWPYTSVISPGAWSSSVLIVILAVAGGGMLLRRLLRRRTAWLRDAGTFLGQIIVAVAMVTLLVAGDTALFGVFPTPTTVAVFGTLGAAALEAIVFGSAPLDASPALTAAMASGFAGVALLVDHLVTHRSAVLATLLTGIVGAVPMIITLGDTNVVWFVLFALVALFLFRYTARRHPESPRRSSLSVAVGVGAAALVTTLVIAPALPVATSMAGTGVGVTVDASLRLGDDLRQPNPVEVLTIAAKTDVAPYLRLTTLSRFDGRVWQPDRGDLQSQDDGFGTPEWGPEIATEEENTSIRVLRMSSSWLPVPYPATDVQGLSGSWRVSPLNRTLFSRSADAVGNDYTVTSSRLVPTLEQIRAIDAASPVVDPDAEPVELPEIIAERAAEVTAAASTDYDRLIALQNWFRSQFAYSLETPVEEGFDGTGAEAVAQFLDVRSGYCVHFAGAFALMAESLGMQVRIVVGYLPGSLTDEKRGSESVFSVTSDQLHSWPEVLFPGIGWVPFEPTASLGVPTAFRAGVTQGGESGSPATPAPTTAPQSEETSGPEIDRADAGGDSADGAAQRRLDPTPVVLIAFGAVALLLVPALIRIIERRRRFTQARRGDPAAAWAELRDTLIDLQLPVSDADTPRVRAAGLVRDRHVDAETMRRLTDAVEQTNYARSAELQTDLTEPLSEVLQALRRSVDGPTRVRATLLPRSLYAPRAAEPGVAV; encoded by the coding sequence ATGTTCCGCGCTGAGCAGCGCCCGAAGGCGACCGCGCCCCCCGCGCACACGGCGCCGACGTGGCACCGCGACGAGGAGGAGCCGACCGGTGTCGTCGGTCCCGGTGTGCTGGCCGCGACGGCGACGATCGTGGCGATGTGGCCGTACACCTCGGTGATCTCCCCTGGAGCGTGGTCGTCTTCGGTCCTCATCGTGATCCTCGCCGTAGCGGGTGGGGGCATGCTCCTGCGGCGACTGCTGCGCCGACGGACAGCCTGGCTCCGGGACGCCGGGACGTTCCTCGGTCAGATCATCGTCGCGGTCGCGATGGTCACGCTGCTGGTGGCCGGCGATACCGCGCTCTTCGGCGTGTTCCCGACACCGACGACCGTCGCCGTGTTCGGCACCCTCGGCGCTGCGGCCCTCGAAGCGATCGTGTTCGGCTCCGCGCCGTTGGATGCCTCGCCGGCTCTCACCGCCGCCATGGCCTCCGGCTTCGCGGGCGTCGCGCTCCTGGTCGATCACCTGGTGACGCATCGCTCCGCGGTGCTGGCGACCCTGCTGACAGGGATCGTCGGCGCCGTGCCGATGATCATCACCCTCGGCGACACGAACGTCGTGTGGTTCGTGCTGTTCGCCCTCGTCGCACTCTTCCTCTTCCGGTACACCGCGAGGCGGCATCCGGAATCCCCCCGCAGGTCCTCGCTCTCGGTCGCCGTCGGTGTCGGAGCCGCCGCTCTGGTGACGACCCTGGTGATCGCTCCCGCACTACCGGTCGCGACGAGCATGGCGGGCACCGGCGTCGGGGTCACGGTCGATGCCTCGTTGCGTCTGGGCGATGATCTGCGTCAGCCCAATCCGGTCGAAGTGCTGACCATCGCGGCGAAGACCGACGTGGCCCCGTATCTGCGGCTGACGACACTCTCTCGATTCGACGGCCGGGTGTGGCAGCCGGACCGGGGCGATCTGCAGTCGCAGGACGACGGGTTCGGCACTCCGGAGTGGGGACCGGAGATCGCGACGGAGGAGGAGAACACGTCCATCCGCGTGCTCCGCATGTCGAGTTCGTGGCTGCCGGTCCCGTACCCGGCGACCGACGTGCAGGGGCTCAGCGGCTCGTGGCGGGTGTCCCCGCTCAACCGCACCCTCTTCTCGCGCAGCGCCGACGCGGTGGGGAACGACTACACCGTCACCTCCTCCCGCCTCGTTCCGACGCTCGAGCAGATCCGTGCGATCGATGCGGCATCGCCCGTGGTCGATCCCGACGCCGAGCCGGTGGAGCTGCCCGAGATCATCGCGGAGCGTGCCGCCGAGGTGACGGCCGCCGCGAGCACCGACTACGACCGGCTGATCGCCCTGCAGAACTGGTTCCGCTCGCAGTTCGCGTACTCGCTGGAGACGCCGGTGGAGGAAGGCTTCGACGGCACCGGCGCCGAAGCCGTGGCGCAGTTCCTCGACGTGCGATCGGGGTACTGCGTGCACTTCGCAGGGGCATTCGCGCTCATGGCGGAGAGCCTGGGGATGCAGGTGCGCATCGTCGTCGGCTATCTTCCCGGCTCGCTCACCGACGAGAAGCGCGGCAGCGAATCGGTCTTCTCCGTGACCAGCGATCAGCTGCATTCCTGGCCGGAGGTGCTCTTCCCCGGTATCGGCTGGGTGCCGTTCGAGCCGACCGCATCCTTGGGCGTGCCCACCGCGTTCCGTGCGGGAGTGACGCAGGGCGGCGAGTCCGGATCACCCGCCACCCCCGCACCGACCACGGCCCCGCAGAGCGAGGAGACCTCGGGACCGGAGATCGACCGTGCGGACGCCGGGGGCGACTCGGCCGACGGCGCCGCGCAGCGTCGTCTCGATCCGACGCCGGTCGTGCTCATCGCTTTCGGCGCCGTGGCGCTGCTCCTGGTACCGGCACTGATCCGCATCATCGAGCGTCGCAGACGATTCACGCAGGCGAGGCGCGGCGATCCCGCGGCAGCCTGGGCCGAGCTCCGCGACACCCTGATCGACCTGCAGCTGCCGGTCTCCGACGCCGACACCCCGCGGGTCCGTGCTGCCGGCCTGGTGCGCGACCGTCATGTGGACGCGGAGACGATGCGACGGCTGACGGATGCGGTCGAGCAGACGAACTACGCGCGATCGGCCGAGCTGCAGACGGATCTCACCGAACCGCTCAGCGAGGTGCTGCAGGCATTGCGCCGGAGTGTGGATGGGCCGACGCGTGTGCGGGCGACGCTGCTGCCCCGGTCACTGTACGCTCCCCGCGCCGCGGAACCCGGGGTCGCCGTCTGA
- the mpaM gene encoding daptide-type RiPP biosynthesis methyltransferase, protein MSGTITEAIAARLDRAGAVPREQDLYTGEGTDFYERLVGADAAEIREVLALAREAAGPVLDVAAGSGRLTIPLVRSGRSVTALDLSDDMLSHLRRALPYHPRLDCVIADMRDFSLPRPYDLVVLGATSITLLDREGRARLYASVRRHLAPGGVFAFSVAGGAAAESLTVPSEQEIRVPGPGPGPGGEETYLFSQQMEEDGAARLVNWVRLADVVAGGDVRVLTSRLRVLSHELLSSELVDAGFAEPAVSPVRTHPGADILLLTTTWAGTRDRARDDDTA, encoded by the coding sequence ATGTCAGGAACGATAACCGAAGCCATCGCGGCGCGACTCGACCGGGCGGGTGCGGTCCCTCGGGAACAGGACCTGTACACGGGCGAGGGGACCGACTTCTACGAGCGACTGGTCGGCGCCGATGCCGCGGAGATCCGAGAGGTGCTGGCGCTCGCGAGAGAAGCCGCGGGTCCGGTCCTCGATGTGGCCGCCGGCAGCGGGAGGCTGACCATCCCGCTGGTGCGCTCCGGCCGATCGGTGACCGCGCTCGATCTCTCCGACGACATGCTCTCGCACCTTCGTCGTGCCCTGCCCTACCATCCGAGGCTCGACTGTGTGATAGCCGACATGCGCGACTTCAGCCTGCCGCGTCCGTACGACCTCGTGGTCCTCGGTGCGACCTCCATCACCTTGTTGGACAGGGAGGGGAGGGCGCGCCTCTACGCGAGTGTGCGACGCCACCTCGCGCCGGGAGGGGTCTTCGCCTTCTCCGTCGCCGGAGGCGCCGCAGCGGAGAGCCTGACGGTGCCGAGCGAGCAGGAGATCCGTGTCCCCGGGCCCGGTCCCGGACCCGGCGGCGAGGAGACCTATCTGTTCTCGCAGCAGATGGAGGAGGACGGCGCGGCTCGCCTGGTCAACTGGGTGCGCCTCGCCGACGTCGTGGCGGGCGGCGACGTGCGCGTGCTCACGAGTCGGCTGCGTGTGCTCAGCCATGAGCTCCTCTCCAGCGAGCTCGTGGACGCCGGTTTCGCTGAACCTGCCGTCTCGCCCGTGCGGACGCACCCCGGAGCGGACATCCTTCTCCTCACGACGACGTGGGCCGGAACCCGGGATCGGGCGCGTGACGATGACACCGCCTAG
- a CDS encoding ABC transporter permease has translation MRGTIQSEALRCVSGLSLLAVYLVAFLLPAFVLFSDGSRLDVAGLDPAAATTRLLEPLAWSAVSAAFVGAYGVTREYYYGSMDRTLTSVGFRRAFAGKLVAGVLVALALSVGLFAVWTTGVAVFLSRSGLSLTLTPDGWRLCAGALVGGVLGALIGGAIGWITRNYYVTAVFVLVLPMVGELALLRTVPEVAKFSPGLALAALGVPGYQGRLLEFGPALVVALALTAGLVAVAWTGGRRRAG, from the coding sequence ATGAGGGGCACGATCCAGAGCGAGGCCCTGCGCTGCGTGAGCGGGCTCTCCCTCCTCGCCGTCTACCTCGTCGCGTTCCTCCTGCCCGCCTTCGTGCTGTTCTCCGACGGATCGCGCCTCGACGTGGCCGGCCTCGATCCCGCCGCGGCGACCACTCGTCTCCTGGAACCTCTCGCCTGGTCGGCGGTCTCCGCGGCGTTCGTCGGCGCGTACGGCGTCACTCGTGAGTACTACTACGGCTCGATGGACCGGACCCTCACCAGCGTCGGATTCCGGCGTGCGTTCGCCGGAAAGCTCGTCGCGGGCGTCCTCGTCGCGCTCGCCCTGTCCGTCGGCCTCTTCGCCGTGTGGACCACGGGTGTCGCCGTCTTCTTGAGCCGGAGCGGTCTCTCGCTCACTCTGACGCCGGACGGGTGGCGCCTCTGCGCGGGAGCTCTGGTCGGCGGCGTGCTCGGTGCGCTCATCGGGGGCGCCATCGGCTGGATCACCCGCAACTACTACGTGACGGCCGTCTTCGTCCTCGTCCTGCCGATGGTGGGGGAACTCGCACTGCTGCGCACGGTGCCGGAGGTGGCGAAGTTCTCGCCCGGGCTGGCGCTCGCGGCCTTGGGCGTGCCCGGGTATCAGGGTCGCCTGCTCGAGTTCGGCCCGGCGCTCGTCGTCGCACTCGCGTTGACCGCGGGGCTGGTCGCGGTGGCGTGGACCGGTGGTCGCAGGAGGGCGGGATGA
- the trhO gene encoding oxygen-dependent tRNA uridine(34) hydroxylase TrhO, translated as MATPKIVLFYAFTPLADPEAVRVWQRDLGEALGLRGRLLISKDGINGTLGGDIGVLKKWLRSFRSYGPFADADIKWSEGTGLDAEGRSLDFPKLSVKVRDEIVSFGAPGELRVDEHGVVGGGTRLTPEELHGLIDERGDEVVFFDGRNALEAQIGRFRGAVVPDTETTRDFVRLLDSGAYDDLKGKPVVTYCTGGIRCEVLSSLMTARGFGEVYQLEGGIVRYGEKYGDDGLWDGSLYVFDGRGSVDFSDHARVIGECVGCGVPTKRTANCPDLSCRSQFVVCDTCVAVPCTAHAT; from the coding sequence GTGGCAACCCCCAAGATCGTCCTCTTCTATGCGTTCACGCCCCTCGCCGATCCCGAGGCCGTCCGTGTCTGGCAACGCGACCTCGGCGAGGCGCTCGGCCTGCGTGGGCGCCTGCTCATCTCGAAGGACGGGATCAACGGCACCCTCGGCGGCGATATCGGCGTGTTGAAGAAGTGGCTGCGATCGTTCCGCTCCTACGGCCCGTTCGCCGATGCGGACATCAAGTGGAGTGAGGGGACGGGGCTGGATGCTGAGGGGCGCAGCCTCGATTTCCCCAAGCTCAGCGTGAAGGTGCGCGATGAGATCGTCTCATTCGGTGCGCCCGGTGAACTGCGCGTCGATGAACACGGGGTCGTCGGCGGAGGCACCCGGCTGACGCCCGAAGAGCTGCACGGACTGATCGACGAGCGCGGAGACGAGGTGGTCTTCTTCGACGGCCGGAACGCCCTCGAGGCGCAGATCGGGAGGTTCCGCGGCGCGGTCGTGCCCGACACCGAGACGACCAGGGACTTCGTGAGACTGCTCGACTCCGGCGCCTACGACGATCTCAAGGGCAAACCCGTCGTCACCTACTGCACCGGCGGCATCCGCTGCGAGGTGCTGTCGAGCCTGATGACGGCGCGCGGCTTCGGCGAGGTGTACCAGCTCGAGGGCGGCATCGTCCGCTACGGCGAGAAGTACGGCGACGACGGGCTGTGGGACGGATCGCTCTACGTGTTCGACGGCCGCGGTTCGGTCGACTTCTCGGACCATGCGCGCGTCATCGGGGAGTGCGTCGGATGCGGGGTGCCGACCAAGCGCACCGCGAACTGCCCCGACCTGTCGTGCCGCTCGCAGTTCGTGGTGTGCGACACCTGCGTGGCCGTGCCCTGCACGGCCCATGCCACGTGA
- the mpaA3 gene encoding MpaA3 family daptide-type RiPP — MQTDLLEFQELERIDAPLEWWEHVSYIIAIVGGAAAIAT, encoded by the coding sequence ATGCAGACTGATCTGCTGGAGTTCCAGGAACTCGAACGAATCGACGCGCCACTCGAGTGGTGGGAGCACGTCAGCTACATCATCGCCATCGTCGGCGGTGCCGCGGCGATCGCGACGTGA